The Salvia miltiorrhiza cultivar Shanhuang (shh) chromosome 1, IMPLAD_Smil_shh, whole genome shotgun sequence genome has a window encoding:
- the LOC131025180 gene encoding 14 kDa proline-rich protein DC2.15-like: protein MATKRFTSLALFLLLNLIFFSLATAWTPPSPKPKPEPSNGDSCPRDALKLGICADLLGGLLNVTIGTPPKTPCCSLIDGLVDLEAAVCLCTAIKASILGINLNVPLSLSLLLNVCSKKVPKDFVCA, encoded by the coding sequence ATGGCCACTAAGAGATTCACTTCACTTGCTCTATTCCTCTTGCTCAACCTCATCTTCTTCTCCTTGGCCACTGCTTGGACTCCGCCGAGCCCTAAACCGAAGCCGGAACCAAGCAACGGTGACTCATGCCCTAGAGATGCCCTAAAACTCGGCATCTGCGCTGACTTGCTCGGCGGCCTTCTCAACGTGACGATCGGGACACCTCCCAAAACCCCATGCTGCAGCCTCATCGACGGGCTAGTCGACCTCGAGGCCGCAGTCTGCCTCTGCACTGCGATTAAGGCTAGCATTTTGGGAATTAACCTTAATGTTCCCCTCTCTCTCAGCTTGCTTCTTAATGTGTGCAGCAAGAAAGTGCCTAAGGACTTCGTCTGCGCTTGA